One stretch of Girardinichthys multiradiatus isolate DD_20200921_A chromosome 2, DD_fGirMul_XY1, whole genome shotgun sequence DNA includes these proteins:
- the zgc:77752 gene encoding protein tyrosine phosphatase domain-containing protein 1 isoform X2 has translation MMPSVSPHLSVPRPSYSQARENLVRAIPPKLLCMLACGGKDCRYEGPECWKSNQQVIRGLFSSWVTDDIIAMARPSNHLIKKYNIIEQFQRLKIRSIINTQLPGEHAHCGPPLDLESGFTYSPQIFMDNKIYFYNFGMPDFGVSSLVGIIDGVKVLAFAVREGRVAVHCHAGLGRTGVLIACYLIYTLRISPSEAVHYVRIKRPRSIQTRSQINQVFDFARLLGTQLAQYPDLSLRHGAPFTLQHYLNRQALLLHGQEARRLRHTPKVVYLLCVQLSCLALALASPSEVHAELEKRSAVRVLSRAVRETLVSKQYLPLLTERRKGSWAGSGSVSSWDEPLGFLERKHEVLLDKRSYSESDITKIRVYEDQELSSYCTAALGDEKHWYLQNLICADLRPVSPVFGTFSFGQLYPKQEFHMFNNAMMNMKTSSSYTKMSKRSTKKKIQKCGSNLELNRNLHIPGPTLMAREVAKAMAEQGPPGETVLQRSALLQEELNSSDCGWALLVTESDPHVLCCLLWTWLEKLRDPVLSSEDAERLKEGNNRKPLSLLKKPQRHTISCLLSCVNTVISLCPHREDAILQRLICALTRRPQEEIGILGPLMKVLHSSLRETFNTHRHITRACCINATI, from the exons ATGATGCCAAGTGTAAGCCCACATTTATCAGTTCCAAGGCCGTCCTACTCTCAGGCCAGAGAGAACCTGGTGAGAGCCATCCCACCAAAGCTCCTCTGTATGCTGGCCTGTGGAGGAAAGGATTGTCGCTATGAGGGACCAGAATGCTGGAAGTCAAACCAGCAAGTTATTCGAGGCCTTTTTTCCTCCTG GGTGACGGATGATATAATAGCAATGGCTCGTCCATCCAATCATCTAATCAAGAAGTACAACATCATAGAGCAATTTCAAAG GTTGAAGATCAGGTCGATCATCAACACGCAGCTCCCCGGGGAACATGCTCACTGTGGACCTCCACTAGACCTTGAGAGTGGTTTCACATACTCTCCGCAGATCTTCATGGACAATAAGA tttatttttacaacTTCGGGATGCCAGATTTTGGAGTGTCATCTCTTGTTGGGATCATTGATGGAGTGAAGGTTTTGGCCTTCGCAGTGAGGGAAGGACGTGTAGCTGTTCACTGTCATGCAGGCCTGGGCAGGACAG GTGTCCTGATAGCCTGTTACCTTATCTACACCCTGCGTATAAGCCCCAGCGAGGCGGTCCACTATGTGCGCATTAAAAGGCCTCGTTCTATCCAGACCCGGTCACAGATAAACCAGGTATTTGACTTTGCTCGCCTCCTTGGCACACAGCTCGCTCAGTACCCAGACCTCAGCCTGCGGCATGGAGCCCCTTTCACCCTCCAGCACTACTTAAACCGACAAGCTCTTCTTCTTCATGGCCAGGAGGCACGCAGACTCAGACATACTCCAAAG GTGGTGTACCTCCTGTGTGTGCAACTCTCCTGCCTGGCCCTGGCTCTGGCCTCTCCTTCAGAGGTACATGCTGAGCTGGAGAAGAGATCAGCTGTAAGGGTTCTGAGCAGGGCTGTGAGGGAGACTCTTGTTTCCAAGCAGTATTTGCCTTTGCTAACCGAAAGGCGAAAGGGCTCGTGGGCTGGCTCAGGCTCAGTGTCCTCTTGGGATGAGCCTCTGGGGTTCTTAGAGAGGAAGCACGAGGTGTTGCTGGACAAACGCAGCTACAGTGAATCTGACATTACAAAGATCAGAGTATATGAG GACCAGGAACTAAGCTCATACTGCACTGCAGCTCTTGGAGATGAGAAGCACTGGTACTTGCAGAATTTGATATGTGCTGATCTCAGACCAGTTAGTCCAGTCTTTGGCACATTTTCATTTGGGCAACTATATCCCAAACAGGAATTTCACATGTTCAACAATGCAATGATGAACATGAAAACAAGCAGCAGCTacacaaaaatgtcaaaaagatcAACTAAGAAGAAAATTCAGAAATGCGGCTCCAACCTGGAG TTAAACAGAAATCTACATATCCCTGGCCCAACCTTGATGGCCCGAGAGGTAGCCAAAGCAATGGCAGAACAAGGTCCTCCAGGCGAAACCGTTCTGCAGAGGTCAGCTCTGCTGCAG GAGGAACTGAACAGCAGTGACTGTGGGTGGGCCCTGCTTGTCACAGAGTCGGATCCTCATGTCCTTTGTTGTCTCTTGTGGACCTGGTTGGAGAAGTTAAGG GACCCTGTTCTGAGCAGTGAGGATGCAGAAAGACTGAAAGAAGGAAACAACAGAAAGCCTCTCAGTCTCCTCAAGAAG CCACAAAGACACACAATCTCTTGTCTGCTAAGCTGTGTGAATACAGTGATCAGCTTATGTCCACACAGAGAGGATGCCATCCTCCAGCGGCTCATATGTGCTCTTACAAGG CGCCCTCAAGAAGAAATTGGAATCCTTGGTCCCCTGATGAAAGTCCTGCATTCCAGTTTGAGAGAAACGTTCAACACCCACAGACACATCACAAGAGCCTGCTGCATCAACGCTACAATTTGA
- the zgc:77752 gene encoding protein tyrosine phosphatase domain-containing protein 1 isoform X1, translating into MMPSVSPHLSVPRPSYSQARENLVRAIPPKLLCMLACGGKDCRYEGPECWKSNQQVIRGLFSSWVTDDIIAMARPSNHLIKKYNIIEQFQRLKIRSIINTQLPGEHAHCGPPLDLESGFTYSPQIFMDNKIYFYNFGMPDFGVSSLVGIIDGVKVLAFAVREGRVAVHCHAGLGRTGVLIACYLIYTLRISPSEAVHYVRIKRPRSIQTRSQINQVFDFARLLGTQLAQYPDLSLRHGAPFTLQHYLNRQALLLHGQEARRLRHTPKVGTLPLHYINLFMIIQFYLASQSTCISFLTPSDQVVYLLCVQLSCLALALASPSEVHAELEKRSAVRVLSRAVRETLVSKQYLPLLTERRKGSWAGSGSVSSWDEPLGFLERKHEVLLDKRSYSESDITKIRVYEDQELSSYCTAALGDEKHWYLQNLICADLRPVSPVFGTFSFGQLYPKQEFHMFNNAMMNMKTSSSYTKMSKRSTKKKIQKCGSNLELNRNLHIPGPTLMAREVAKAMAEQGPPGETVLQRSALLQEELNSSDCGWALLVTESDPHVLCCLLWTWLEKLRDPVLSSEDAERLKEGNNRKPLSLLKKPQRHTISCLLSCVNTVISLCPHREDAILQRLICALTRRPQEEIGILGPLMKVLHSSLRETFNTHRHITRACCINATI; encoded by the exons ATGATGCCAAGTGTAAGCCCACATTTATCAGTTCCAAGGCCGTCCTACTCTCAGGCCAGAGAGAACCTGGTGAGAGCCATCCCACCAAAGCTCCTCTGTATGCTGGCCTGTGGAGGAAAGGATTGTCGCTATGAGGGACCAGAATGCTGGAAGTCAAACCAGCAAGTTATTCGAGGCCTTTTTTCCTCCTG GGTGACGGATGATATAATAGCAATGGCTCGTCCATCCAATCATCTAATCAAGAAGTACAACATCATAGAGCAATTTCAAAG GTTGAAGATCAGGTCGATCATCAACACGCAGCTCCCCGGGGAACATGCTCACTGTGGACCTCCACTAGACCTTGAGAGTGGTTTCACATACTCTCCGCAGATCTTCATGGACAATAAGA tttatttttacaacTTCGGGATGCCAGATTTTGGAGTGTCATCTCTTGTTGGGATCATTGATGGAGTGAAGGTTTTGGCCTTCGCAGTGAGGGAAGGACGTGTAGCTGTTCACTGTCATGCAGGCCTGGGCAGGACAG GTGTCCTGATAGCCTGTTACCTTATCTACACCCTGCGTATAAGCCCCAGCGAGGCGGTCCACTATGTGCGCATTAAAAGGCCTCGTTCTATCCAGACCCGGTCACAGATAAACCAGGTATTTGACTTTGCTCGCCTCCTTGGCACACAGCTCGCTCAGTACCCAGACCTCAGCCTGCGGCATGGAGCCCCTTTCACCCTCCAGCACTACTTAAACCGACAAGCTCTTCTTCTTCATGGCCAGGAGGCACGCAGACTCAGACATACTCCAAAGGTTGGAACTTTGCCATTACACTACATAAATCTTTTTATGATCATACAGTTCTACCTTGCGTCACAGTCAACCTGCATATCCTTTCTGACCCCATCTGATCAGGTGGTGTACCTCCTGTGTGTGCAACTCTCCTGCCTGGCCCTGGCTCTGGCCTCTCCTTCAGAGGTACATGCTGAGCTGGAGAAGAGATCAGCTGTAAGGGTTCTGAGCAGGGCTGTGAGGGAGACTCTTGTTTCCAAGCAGTATTTGCCTTTGCTAACCGAAAGGCGAAAGGGCTCGTGGGCTGGCTCAGGCTCAGTGTCCTCTTGGGATGAGCCTCTGGGGTTCTTAGAGAGGAAGCACGAGGTGTTGCTGGACAAACGCAGCTACAGTGAATCTGACATTACAAAGATCAGAGTATATGAG GACCAGGAACTAAGCTCATACTGCACTGCAGCTCTTGGAGATGAGAAGCACTGGTACTTGCAGAATTTGATATGTGCTGATCTCAGACCAGTTAGTCCAGTCTTTGGCACATTTTCATTTGGGCAACTATATCCCAAACAGGAATTTCACATGTTCAACAATGCAATGATGAACATGAAAACAAGCAGCAGCTacacaaaaatgtcaaaaagatcAACTAAGAAGAAAATTCAGAAATGCGGCTCCAACCTGGAG TTAAACAGAAATCTACATATCCCTGGCCCAACCTTGATGGCCCGAGAGGTAGCCAAAGCAATGGCAGAACAAGGTCCTCCAGGCGAAACCGTTCTGCAGAGGTCAGCTCTGCTGCAG GAGGAACTGAACAGCAGTGACTGTGGGTGGGCCCTGCTTGTCACAGAGTCGGATCCTCATGTCCTTTGTTGTCTCTTGTGGACCTGGTTGGAGAAGTTAAGG GACCCTGTTCTGAGCAGTGAGGATGCAGAAAGACTGAAAGAAGGAAACAACAGAAAGCCTCTCAGTCTCCTCAAGAAG CCACAAAGACACACAATCTCTTGTCTGCTAAGCTGTGTGAATACAGTGATCAGCTTATGTCCACACAGAGAGGATGCCATCCTCCAGCGGCTCATATGTGCTCTTACAAGG CGCCCTCAAGAAGAAATTGGAATCCTTGGTCCCCTGATGAAAGTCCTGCATTCCAGTTTGAGAGAAACGTTCAACACCCACAGACACATCACAAGAGCCTGCTGCATCAACGCTACAATTTGA
- the odf3b gene encoding outer dense fiber protein 3-B isoform X1 has translation MPSEELWVGSWRPHRPKGPIAALYGSPGPKYALPGLIGASQHDPTKCKAPMFSFGARHEEANTNCSPGPRYLIPSNMTRKGRSGTPAFSLLGRPKQLQLSRVPGPGQYSPERSGKMTIRSAPAYSLYGRRRDRGNTQTPGPATYTLPPMLGCKTVVATSAPNYTLQGRSRTGGFHEDTNKTPGPAAYKVVDPSIYRQKPPQYSIKGRNFAPEENTEKPGPGAHYPERVTFTRAKAPSFTFGLRHSQYLAPLIVNMDE, from the exons ATGCCAAGTGAAGAGCTTTGGGTTGGATCTTGGAGGCCACACAGACCAAAGGGGCCTATAGCTGCTCTTTATGGGAGCCCAGGTCCCAAATATGCCCTACCTGGGCTCATag GTGCTTCGCAACATGACCCTACCAAATGTAAAGCAccaatgttttcttttggtgCCCGGCATGAGGAAGCTAACACAAACTGCTCTCCTGGGCCAAGATATCTAATCCCCTCCAACATGACCAGGAAGGGCAGAAGTGGAACACCTGCATTTTCACTTCTTGGTCGACCAAAGCAGCTACAACTGTCCCGAGTACCAGGACCAG GCCAATATTCCCCAGAGCGTTCTGGAAAGATGACCATTCGTTCAGCTCCTGCTTACTCTCTGTATGGGAGGAGAAGAGATCGCGGTAACACCCAAACGCCAG GTCCAGCCACCTACACTCTGCCACCCATGCTGGGCTGTAAAACTGTGGTTGCAACTTCAGCACCCAACTACACACTTCAAGGCCGCAGTAGAACCGGAGGCTTTCATGAAGACACTAACAAG ACTCCGGGCCCTGCTGCCTATAAAGTTGTGGACCCGTCTATTTATAGGCAGAAACCTCCACAATACAGCATAAAGGGCCGCAACTTTGCTCCTgaggaaaacacagagaaaccagGCCCAGGAGCCCACTATCCTGAACGG GTTACCTTTACCAGAGCAAAAGCTCCCAGTTTCACCTTTGGACTGCGTCATTCCCAATACCTCGCTCCCCTTATTGTAAACATGGATGAATAA
- the odf3b gene encoding outer dense fiber protein 3-B isoform X2, with product MPSEELWVGSWRPHRPKGPIAALYGSPGPKYALPGLIANTNCSPGPRYLIPSNMTRKGRSGTPAFSLLGRPKQLQLSRVPGPGQYSPERSGKMTIRSAPAYSLYGRRRDRGNTQTPGPATYTLPPMLGCKTVVATSAPNYTLQGRSRTGGFHEDTNKTPGPAAYKVVDPSIYRQKPPQYSIKGRNFAPEENTEKPGPGAHYPERVTFTRAKAPSFTFGLRHSQYLAPLIVNMDE from the exons ATGCCAAGTGAAGAGCTTTGGGTTGGATCTTGGAGGCCACACAGACCAAAGGGGCCTATAGCTGCTCTTTATGGGAGCCCAGGTCCCAAATATGCCCTACCTGGGCTCATag CTAACACAAACTGCTCTCCTGGGCCAAGATATCTAATCCCCTCCAACATGACCAGGAAGGGCAGAAGTGGAACACCTGCATTTTCACTTCTTGGTCGACCAAAGCAGCTACAACTGTCCCGAGTACCAGGACCAG GCCAATATTCCCCAGAGCGTTCTGGAAAGATGACCATTCGTTCAGCTCCTGCTTACTCTCTGTATGGGAGGAGAAGAGATCGCGGTAACACCCAAACGCCAG GTCCAGCCACCTACACTCTGCCACCCATGCTGGGCTGTAAAACTGTGGTTGCAACTTCAGCACCCAACTACACACTTCAAGGCCGCAGTAGAACCGGAGGCTTTCATGAAGACACTAACAAG ACTCCGGGCCCTGCTGCCTATAAAGTTGTGGACCCGTCTATTTATAGGCAGAAACCTCCACAATACAGCATAAAGGGCCGCAACTTTGCTCCTgaggaaaacacagagaaaccagGCCCAGGAGCCCACTATCCTGAACGG GTTACCTTTACCAGAGCAAAAGCTCCCAGTTTCACCTTTGGACTGCGTCATTCCCAATACCTCGCTCCCCTTATTGTAAACATGGATGAATAA
- the rabl2 gene encoding RAB, member of RAS oncogene family-like 2, producing MADDVDSIPELDQKKYDADEQVKIICLGDSAVGKSKLMERFLMDEFRPQQLSTYALTLYKHTTTIGNKSVAVDFWDTAGQERFQSLHPSYYHKAHACIMVFDIQRKITYKNLANWYKELREYRPEIPCCVVANKIDADLKVTQRSFSFAKKQQLPFYFVSAADGSNVVKMFREMIKRAVDYKQNPSDFMDEVMEELENFDLEKKEADEDGLKAESPEVA from the exons ATGGCTGACGACGTCGACAGCATCCCTGAACTGGACCAAAAGAAATACGATGCAGACGAACAAGTGAAGATCATCTGCCTGGGAGACAGCGCTGTTGGAAAATCAAA GCTGATGGAGCGGTTTCTTATGGATGAGTT TCGCCCACAGCAGTTGTCCACATATGCTTTGACTCTGTACAAACACACAACGACCATAGGAAACAAGTCTGTTGCAGTTG ATTTCTGGGACACTGCAGGTCAGGAGAGGTTTCAGAGCCTGCACCCTTCATACTACCATAAAGCACATGCTTGTATCATG GTTTTTGATATTCAAAGGAAGATCACGTATAAGAATTTAGCCAACTGGTATAAAGAGCTAAGAGAGTACAGACCCGAGATTCCCTGTTGTGTGGTAGCTAACAAAATTGATG CTGACTTGAAGGTCACACAGAGAAGTTTTAGCTTTGCGAAGAAACAGCAGCTTCCGTTTTACTTTGTTTCAGCAGCTGATGGGTCCAATGTAGTTAAG ATGTTCAGAGAGATGATCAAGAGAGCAGTGGACTACAAGCAAAACCCCAGTGACTTCATGGATGAAGTGATGGAAGAATTGGAG AACTTTGACCTGGAGAAGAAAGAGGCTGATGAGGACGGGTTGAAAGCAGAGAGTCCAGAGGTGGCTTGA